One stretch of Lacrimispora sphenoides DNA includes these proteins:
- a CDS encoding alpha/beta hydrolase, with the protein MSRRKVSVRGNLVRDMMQNVMETSLKQPIRTGELRKNPVEPAWVRPAGYEYEIIELEHLKMEYLRPVGVVTDRVILQLHGGGYIGPMKNIYRRFAVRYSKLSYGGDVLTLDYRVAPEHPYPAALEDAVAAYQWLIEEKGYRPEHIAVAGDSAGGGLSLALGLYLKDHGIALPGGFITMSAWTDLTNSGESRLSNYEIDPLFGNSKDNMLYNSEYIGGEDPGLPYISPVFGEYEGFPPVLMQVGSYEVLLSDTLTVAEKLKNAGVKRRVSVYEGMFHVFQMGLDLIPESREAWDEVESFLRIIFNINVKPDGKVVRKVKTEHTKPARDMVKLLIAMMKKELDA; encoded by the coding sequence ATGAGCCGAAGAAAAGTGAGTGTAAGAGGAAATCTTGTGAGGGATATGATGCAGAATGTAATGGAAACTTCGTTAAAACAGCCTATCCGGACCGGAGAACTGAGGAAAAATCCGGTGGAGCCTGCCTGGGTCCGTCCGGCGGGTTATGAATATGAAATCATAGAGCTGGAGCATTTGAAAATGGAGTATCTGCGCCCAGTGGGAGTGGTGACGGACCGGGTGATCTTACAGCTTCACGGCGGCGGATACATCGGGCCTATGAAGAACATTTACCGGAGATTTGCGGTCCGGTATTCAAAGCTTAGCTACGGCGGGGACGTGTTGACCCTTGACTACCGGGTGGCACCGGAACATCCATATCCGGCGGCTTTGGAGGATGCAGTGGCTGCTTATCAGTGGCTAATTGAGGAAAAAGGGTACCGGCCGGAGCATATTGCGGTAGCCGGGGATTCTGCCGGAGGCGGATTGAGCCTGGCCTTAGGGCTGTATTTAAAAGATCATGGAATTGCCCTTCCCGGAGGGTTTATCACCATGTCTGCGTGGACGGATCTAACCAACAGCGGGGAAAGCCGTTTGTCAAATTACGAGATCGATCCGCTGTTTGGAAATTCTAAGGATAATATGCTTTACAATTCGGAATATATTGGGGGAGAGGATCCTGGCCTTCCTTATATTTCTCCGGTATTTGGGGAATATGAAGGCTTTCCTCCTGTTCTCATGCAGGTGGGAAGCTATGAGGTGCTTTTAAGCGATACGCTGACTGTGGCTGAGAAGTTAAAAAATGCAGGAGTGAAGCGGCGGGTTTCCGTTTATGAGGGAATGTTTCATGTATTTCAGATGGGACTGGACTTGATCCCCGAGAGCCGGGAGGCATGGGATGAAGTGGAGTCGTTTTTACGGATCATTTTTAATATCAATGTCAAACCTGATGGAAAAGTGGTGCGAAAGGTGAAAACAGAGCACACAAAGCCGGCAAGAGATATGGTTAAGCTTCTCATTGCCATGATGAAGAAAGAACTGGACGCATAA
- the rlmH gene encoding 23S rRNA (pseudouridine(1915)-N(3))-methyltransferase RlmH, with product MKITLVTVGKIKEKFYTDAIGEYSKRLSRYCKLDIVQVADEKTPDSASEAVERQIKDKEGERILSSIKDGAYVIALAIDGEMLNSVELSEKINGLGIGGVSHIVFVIGGSLGLSDAVLRRADYKLSFSRMTFPHQLMRVVLLEQVYRSYRIISGEPYHK from the coding sequence ATGAAGATTACGCTGGTAACTGTGGGAAAAATAAAGGAGAAGTTTTATACAGATGCCATCGGGGAATACAGCAAACGATTGAGCCGCTACTGCAAACTGGATATCGTACAGGTGGCTGACGAAAAAACACCGGACTCGGCCAGCGAGGCAGTCGAAAGGCAGATAAAGGATAAAGAAGGGGAAAGAATCCTTTCTTCGATTAAGGATGGGGCTTATGTGATCGCGTTGGCAATTGATGGGGAAATGCTCAATTCGGTTGAACTGTCGGAGAAAATAAACGGCCTTGGAATCGGAGGAGTGAGCCATATTGTTTTTGTGATCGGCGGATCTTTGGGACTTTCTGATGCTGTTTTAAGGCGGGCGGATTATAAGCTGAGCTTTTCCAGGATGACGTTTCCACATCAGCTGATGAGAGTTGTTTTGCTGGAGCAGGTTTACCGGAGTTATCGGATTATCAGCGGGGAGCCGTATCATAAATAA
- a CDS encoding type I phosphomannose isomerase catalytic subunit codes for MEIRKDYPIRLTGSRAWRTYFGGKLLEQFHGAKTGEDDHFPEEWIASLVAARNAGREELTEGLSMLADRPSVSFKELIESDPAGYLGEEHAVQLGATLGVLVKLIDSAERLAVQVHPDKEKARELFHSEYGKTECWHILGGREIHGEKPYVYLGFRPGVTPEHWKDCFLRQDIRAILECLHRFEIQEGDTILIEGGVPHAIGAGCFLVEIQEPTDYTIRVERVTPSGYQVADSMCHQGLGFEKMFECFHYENFSEEEAKKRWFIPAKVIEEEGKNRRIRLVGYEETPCFCMDMVEIKDVMSLKQNSCSAVYVLEGSGKLLLEERNDVQEAASNEKVRQEEVKQGDQFFLPAGIQELRWKAEEGSCLKLIQCFGPELGRQ; via the coding sequence ATGGAAATAAGAAAAGATTATCCCATTCGTCTGACAGGCTCCAGGGCCTGGAGGACTTATTTTGGGGGAAAACTGCTGGAACAATTTCACGGAGCTAAAACAGGAGAAGACGATCATTTTCCGGAGGAATGGATTGCCTCTCTTGTGGCTGCCAGGAATGCAGGGAGAGAAGAATTGACAGAGGGCCTGAGCATGCTTGCAGATCGGCCGTCGGTGTCTTTTAAAGAGCTGATTGAATCAGATCCCGCCGGATATCTGGGAGAAGAGCATGCAGTACAGCTGGGGGCAACCCTGGGGGTGCTGGTGAAGCTGATTGATTCAGCAGAGCGGCTGGCTGTCCAGGTGCATCCGGATAAAGAGAAGGCCAGGGAATTGTTTCATTCAGAATACGGAAAAACAGAATGCTGGCATATACTTGGGGGCAGAGAAATACATGGAGAAAAGCCTTATGTTTATCTTGGCTTTCGTCCGGGTGTGACACCGGAACATTGGAAGGACTGCTTTCTTCGCCAGGATATCAGGGCCATACTGGAATGCCTGCACCGGTTTGAAATACAGGAGGGGGATACCATTCTGATCGAAGGCGGCGTTCCTCATGCGATTGGTGCCGGTTGCTTTCTGGTGGAAATCCAGGAGCCTACGGACTACACCATCCGGGTGGAGCGGGTGACGCCGTCAGGGTATCAGGTGGCGGATTCCATGTGCCATCAGGGACTGGGCTTTGAGAAGATGTTTGAATGCTTCCATTATGAAAATTTCTCAGAGGAGGAAGCGAAGAAACGGTGGTTCATTCCGGCAAAGGTTATAGAAGAAGAGGGGAAAAACCGCCGGATCCGTTTGGTTGGATATGAAGAAACTCCATGCTTTTGTATGGATATGGTGGAAATAAAAGATGTCATGAGTCTGAAGCAGAATAGCTGCAGTGCTGTTTATGTTTTGGAGGGCAGTGGAAAACTGCTTTTGGAAGAAAGGAATGACGTACAGGAAGCCGCCAGCAATGAGAAGGTCAGGCAGGAAGAAGTCAAGCAGGGGGATCAGTTCTTTCTGCCTGCCGGGATTCAGGAGCTCCGATGGAAGGCTGAAGAAGGAAGCTGCTTGAAGCTGATTCAGTGCTTTGGGCCGGAATTAGGTCGTCAATAA
- a CDS encoding xylulokinase: MKKLIAYDLGTGGIKASLFSENGTSLADVFIQYDTLFPKERFVEQRPMDWWNHVCQATRQLLDKSKSDAADIAGVALSGHSLVAVPLDRNGTLLADQVPIWCDMRAEEEAVELFKDLDYDQWYLTTGNGDPAECYTVTKLMWMKKHQPELYSRVYKILGSKDFINYMLTGTMCTDPSYASGFGVFNLTAWDYEPRFMNAAGISPEIFPEIRPSDSIIGRVTQTAAQMTGLAEGTPVACGAVDNTCMALGARGLAEGVAYTSLGSSSWIAVTSSKPVVDPVTRPFVFAHAKKGYYTSAVSIFSAGNSFRWIRDNLCRDFTDDTDTYDAMNRMAERVPAGSNGVLFNPSLAGGSAQEPSSGLRGGFMGLALHNTREDLVRASMEGIAMALRCTLDILLTQTSINGEMLICGGGSKSAVWRQIFADVYNLPVLKTNIDQNAASLGAAALAANGCGLWEGYDRITEIHQTEDILLPDKEVNALYERLLVVYRKWTKDLAELSEM; this comes from the coding sequence ATGAAAAAATTAATTGCTTATGATTTGGGTACCGGAGGCATCAAAGCCTCACTGTTCTCTGAAAACGGGACATCTTTGGCAGATGTATTTATCCAGTATGACACCTTATTTCCCAAAGAACGCTTTGTGGAACAGCGCCCAATGGATTGGTGGAATCATGTCTGTCAGGCAACAAGGCAGCTTCTTGATAAGTCAAAATCTGATGCAGCGGATATCGCCGGTGTCGCTCTGTCGGGCCACAGTCTGGTGGCAGTGCCTCTTGACAGGAATGGAACTCTGCTGGCGGACCAGGTGCCCATCTGGTGCGACATGCGGGCAGAGGAAGAAGCAGTGGAATTATTTAAGGATCTGGACTATGACCAGTGGTATCTTACCACCGGAAATGGAGATCCGGCGGAATGCTACACAGTTACCAAATTGATGTGGATGAAAAAGCACCAGCCAGAACTGTACTCCAGGGTTTACAAAATTCTGGGCTCTAAGGACTTTATCAACTATATGCTGACCGGAACCATGTGTACGGACCCCTCCTATGCCTCGGGATTCGGCGTATTCAATCTTACTGCATGGGATTATGAACCCAGGTTTATGAATGCTGCAGGTATCAGTCCGGAGATATTCCCGGAAATCCGGCCTAGTGATTCCATCATCGGGAGGGTTACACAGACTGCGGCACAGATGACCGGCTTGGCTGAAGGGACCCCGGTTGCCTGCGGGGCAGTGGATAACACCTGCATGGCCCTTGGCGCCAGGGGACTGGCGGAAGGGGTGGCGTATACGTCCCTGGGATCTTCCAGCTGGATTGCCGTTACCTCTTCCAAACCAGTTGTGGATCCGGTAACCAGGCCTTTTGTATTTGCCCATGCAAAGAAAGGATATTATACTTCCGCGGTATCCATTTTCTCCGCCGGAAACTCCTTCCGCTGGATCCGGGATAACCTTTGCCGGGATTTTACAGATGATACGGATACATACGATGCCATGAACCGGATGGCAGAACGTGTCCCTGCCGGAAGCAATGGGGTGCTGTTTAATCCCTCCCTGGCAGGCGGAAGCGCCCAGGAGCCGTCCTCCGGACTTCGGGGCGGATTTATGGGATTGGCCCTTCACAATACCCGGGAAGACCTGGTGCGTGCATCCATGGAGGGCATTGCCATGGCCCTGCGCTGTACCCTTGATATCCTGCTGACTCAGACCTCCATAAACGGAGAAATGCTGATCTGCGGGGGCGGAAGCAAAAGTGCGGTATGGCGGCAGATTTTTGCAGATGTTTATAATCTGCCTGTTTTAAAAACCAACATTGACCAGAATGCCGCTTCTCTGGGTGCTGCTGCACTGGCGGCTAATGGGTGCGGACTGTGGGAAGGATATGACCGCATTACGGAAATCCATCAGACGGAAGATATTCTGCTTCCGGATAAGGAAGTCAATGCGTTGTATGAAAGGCTTTTGGTTGTTTATCGGAAATGGACGAAGGATTTGGCGGAATTGAGTGAGATGTAA
- a CDS encoding ATP-binding cassette domain-containing protein: MDKFVIRMENVCAKQFPESHINFQAASGDITAIVGSNGEGKTTLTRILAGIVPRVGGKILIDGRQLDIHSITSAQRNGIYMLQESLQLFSGKSIMDNLLLGIEELIFQKRLFYPAKEKKEAVCRSILKELGLDLELNQPVDRLSQGEKCLLQIGRVLLCRPKILIMDEFSASLTNHETRRIMNLLTELKKKNICVILISHEYPAVIRHCDCVSVMEQGQITESYSRKELGDEAFVKRVLSFKKDFSYPKLPHTPGKLLLAADHISSGNLHDISFSLQEGEILGIAGIVGSGRTTLIQAISKEREITSGHMYYAPVLERSGAISFLPGDCGSQTLFTGKDLSFNITASNVRKAARFHMVSGQKLDLYARDFMDRLNIRKVSCHVPVEQLSRGELQKMLIARSLHQEARLYIFDEPSSYLVLMSRSELYNIYNALLSRNASIILISSDFSELIGMCDRILLLKAGEQVGLYPADTITSDFLYSIL; encoded by the coding sequence ATGGATAAGTTTGTAATTCGTATGGAAAATGTCTGTGCAAAGCAATTTCCGGAAAGCCATATCAACTTCCAGGCGGCTTCCGGAGATATCACTGCGATTGTTGGAAGCAACGGCGAGGGGAAAACTACTCTTACCAGGATTCTTGCGGGCATCGTTCCCAGAGTGGGCGGGAAAATCCTGATAGACGGCAGGCAGCTGGATATCCACAGCATAACAAGCGCCCAAAGAAACGGGATCTATATGCTTCAGGAATCCCTTCAGCTTTTTTCAGGCAAAAGCATTATGGACAACCTGCTGCTGGGTATCGAAGAGCTTATTTTCCAGAAGCGTTTGTTTTACCCGGCGAAAGAAAAAAAGGAAGCCGTCTGTCGCTCCATCCTTAAGGAGCTGGGGCTGGACTTAGAATTAAACCAGCCTGTGGACCGCCTGTCCCAAGGGGAGAAATGCCTGCTTCAGATCGGCAGGGTTCTTTTATGTCGCCCAAAAATTCTGATTATGGACGAATTCTCCGCTTCTCTGACCAACCACGAAACCAGAAGGATCATGAATCTTCTGACAGAATTAAAAAAGAAAAATATCTGTGTCATACTTATATCCCACGAATACCCGGCCGTGATCCGGCACTGTGACTGCGTCTCCGTCATGGAACAGGGACAGATCACGGAGTCATATTCCAGAAAGGAACTTGGAGACGAGGCATTTGTAAAACGGGTGCTGTCATTTAAAAAGGACTTTTCCTATCCAAAGCTGCCCCATACGCCCGGAAAGCTGCTGCTTGCCGCAGACCATATTTCAAGCGGAAATCTCCATGACATTTCTTTTTCCCTGCAGGAAGGGGAAATTTTAGGAATCGCAGGGATCGTAGGCTCCGGCCGCACGACCTTGATCCAGGCCATTTCCAAAGAACGGGAAATCACCTCCGGCCATATGTATTATGCGCCTGTGCTGGAACGCTCCGGGGCCATCAGCTTCCTTCCGGGGGATTGCGGAAGTCAGACCCTTTTTACGGGAAAGGATTTAAGCTTCAACATCACAGCCTCCAATGTCCGGAAGGCTGCACGCTTTCATATGGTTTCCGGCCAGAAGCTGGATTTATATGCCCGGGATTTCATGGACCGTCTGAATATACGGAAAGTCTCCTGCCACGTTCCTGTGGAGCAGCTAAGCCGGGGAGAGCTGCAGAAGATGCTCATCGCCCGCTCCCTCCACCAGGAGGCCCGGCTTTATATTTTTGATGAGCCTTCCAGCTACTTAGTTTTAATGTCCAGAAGCGAGCTTTATAATATTTACAATGCCCTATTGTCCCGGAACGCTTCCATCATACTGATTTCCTCGGATTTCTCAGAGCTTATCGGCATGTGTGACCGGATACTGCTGTTAAAAGCAGGGGAACAGGTGGGGCTGTACCCTGCCGATACCATAACCAGCGATTTTCTATATTCCATTTTGTAA
- a CDS encoding DeoR/GlpR family DNA-binding transcription regulator: protein MFKAERIQRIKEIIFERKQIDVATLSSLLNVTEVTIRNDLEQLEKSGFLTRNHGGATLNASAFPEEQLHTDRMDGLNIPYDKEKEELGLVASQLVREREWIFLGPGTTSYYIAKALSKRQNLNIMTNNFYVANVFGSNASVQLLFLGGRMQNSGMYTIPEDLNRELEHIYLSKFFFSVDGASMEGGYTLTDMNVVDIIRAVSDRCHEAIICLDSKKFEQRSFIRLGDLTSISTIVTNNKIPQDYHQYYMEHGIRAYTSYNLKPLS from the coding sequence ATGTTTAAAGCAGAAAGAATACAGCGGATCAAAGAGATTATATTTGAGCGCAAACAAATAGACGTTGCCACTCTCAGCTCTCTTTTAAATGTAACAGAGGTAACAATTCGAAACGATTTAGAGCAGCTGGAAAAAAGCGGTTTTTTGACCCGCAATCATGGAGGCGCTACGTTAAATGCCTCCGCCTTTCCAGAGGAACAGCTTCATACGGATCGGATGGACGGCTTAAATATTCCTTACGATAAGGAAAAGGAAGAGCTGGGACTGGTGGCTTCCCAACTGGTCCGGGAGCGGGAATGGATTTTCCTGGGCCCTGGCACCACCAGTTACTATATTGCAAAGGCCCTGTCCAAACGGCAGAATTTAAATATAATGACCAACAATTTTTATGTTGCCAATGTTTTCGGAAGCAATGCTTCAGTGCAGCTTCTGTTTCTGGGCGGGCGGATGCAGAATTCCGGAATGTATACCATACCGGAGGATTTAAACCGGGAGCTGGAGCATATTTATTTAAGCAAGTTTTTCTTTTCCGTAGATGGAGCCAGTATGGAAGGAGGCTATACTCTTACGGATATGAATGTGGTGGATATCATAAGGGCAGTGTCAGACCGCTGCCATGAGGCAATCATCTGCCTGGACAGCAAAAAGTTTGAACAGCGTTCTTTTATCCGTCTTGGGGATTTAACCAGCATTTCTACCATAGTTACCAACAATAAGATTCCCCAGGATTACCATCAGTACTACATGGAACACGGAATACGGGCATACACCTCCTATAATTTAAAACCTTTAAGCTAA
- a CDS encoding substrate-binding domain-containing protein: protein MRKALAVFMALTMAVSMSGCQAANKAPAESPDGTGVTTGEAAKEAGAKAETEAGKKYRIGFANASISNSWRVKMRDMLVEECNRLGVELVETDAHDDANTQNSNIEAMLQQNLDAILITPCVEDAANPGIEAAFETGIPVIIFDRTCTTEDYTHFVGYSDKQNGAECARMLVEALTERYGEPKGNIIALDTMAGSSTDNFQKEGQDSVFSKYPNIKIIARQYTDFEVSKGKSFMEDCLAKFGPGEIDGFISQDGGVTLGAVDAIREAGRDKEGIVFTNADGINGVVKMIKDGSCVGLTQFPCAASMDALHVAIDCIDGQGPKEKDVMMDSIVVTKDNMGQYLIPDGDDYDWTY from the coding sequence ATGAGGAAAGCATTAGCAGTATTCATGGCATTGACAATGGCGGTTTCCATGAGCGGATGCCAGGCAGCGAATAAGGCACCGGCAGAGAGTCCGGATGGAACGGGTGTGACCACTGGGGAAGCAGCGAAAGAAGCAGGAGCAAAAGCAGAGACGGAAGCCGGAAAGAAATACAGGATCGGATTTGCCAACGCTTCTATATCCAATAGCTGGCGTGTAAAGATGAGGGACATGCTGGTGGAGGAATGCAACCGGCTGGGAGTGGAGCTGGTGGAAACAGATGCCCACGATGATGCCAACACCCAGAACAGCAACATTGAAGCCATGCTCCAGCAGAACCTGGATGCCATTTTGATTACTCCGTGTGTGGAAGACGCAGCAAATCCCGGCATTGAGGCGGCATTTGAGACGGGAATTCCGGTCATCATCTTCGACCGTACCTGCACTACAGAGGATTACACCCATTTTGTAGGATATTCTGATAAGCAAAACGGTGCGGAATGTGCCAGGATGCTGGTGGAAGCTCTGACAGAGCGTTACGGCGAGCCAAAGGGGAATATCATTGCTCTGGATACTATGGCAGGCTCCAGTACGGATAACTTCCAGAAAGAAGGGCAGGACTCCGTATTTTCCAAATATCCTAACATTAAAATCATTGCGAGACAGTATACGGATTTTGAGGTCAGCAAGGGTAAGAGCTTTATGGAAGATTGTCTGGCTAAGTTCGGTCCGGGAGAAATTGACGGATTCATTTCACAGGATGGCGGCGTGACCCTGGGGGCAGTGGATGCCATCCGTGAGGCAGGAAGGGACAAAGAAGGCATTGTCTTTACAAATGCGGATGGTATCAACGGCGTGGTGAAGATGATCAAGGACGGCAGCTGCGTGGGGCTGACCCAGTTCCCCTGTGCAGCCAGCATGGATGCCCTTCATGTGGCCATTGACTGCATCGATGGTCAGGGGCCAAAGGAGAAGGACGTCATGATGGACTCCATTGTTGTAACAAAGGACAATATGGGCCAGTACCTGATTCCGGATGGGGATGATTATGACTGGACCTATTAA
- a CDS encoding sugar phosphate isomerase/epimerase family protein, whose translation MKIGFCVVNYSEKPLEEVVKLAADNGYDCVELPTYVGNGQVDVEDILKNKKAGEIKKMVESHGLTIASLSNHADSPLIMGPYSDGTVSSCKGTREEKILFGTESMIRSAQLAAELSVPAVVAFSGMENYGHINDWPEPNGWKYEEEQFALKWGRVLDKYKEYGVKVAFEPHPNNVVYDTQSALRLLEVVDHHPAFAINLDPANILFSGVNIQTFVDELRGRIALVHAKDCEIVHHNLAKGGLNMYMQDGWGRLDRSFRFRIPGWGDVDWKRMISELFLTGYDGVFNYEHEDVIMSRADGVKKTIEFLRPLMIDAPYEGRSDALFTK comes from the coding sequence ATGAAAATCGGATTTTGCGTAGTAAACTACTCGGAAAAGCCACTGGAAGAGGTGGTAAAGCTTGCGGCAGACAATGGATACGACTGCGTGGAACTGCCCACTTATGTGGGCAACGGCCAGGTTGATGTGGAAGATATCCTAAAAAACAAGAAGGCAGGGGAAATCAAAAAGATGGTGGAAAGCCATGGCCTGACCATCGCCTCCTTAAGCAACCATGCGGATTCCCCTTTGATCATGGGACCTTACAGTGATGGGACCGTATCCTCCTGCAAGGGGACCAGGGAGGAGAAGATACTCTTTGGAACGGAAAGCATGATCCGCAGCGCACAGCTTGCAGCAGAGCTTTCTGTACCTGCTGTAGTGGCCTTTTCCGGCATGGAAAATTACGGACACATCAACGATTGGCCGGAGCCAAACGGCTGGAAATACGAAGAAGAGCAGTTTGCACTAAAATGGGGCAGAGTGCTTGATAAATACAAGGAATACGGCGTAAAGGTGGCGTTTGAACCGCATCCCAACAATGTGGTGTATGATACTCAGTCTGCACTAAGGCTTTTGGAGGTGGTGGATCACCATCCGGCCTTTGCCATCAATTTAGATCCGGCAAATATCCTGTTCTCCGGTGTGAACATCCAGACCTTTGTGGATGAACTGAGGGGAAGGATCGCACTGGTTCATGCTAAGGACTGTGAAATCGTCCATCACAACCTGGCAAAGGGTGGGTTAAATATGTACATGCAGGATGGCTGGGGCCGTTTGGACCGCTCCTTCCGTTTCCGGATTCCCGGCTGGGGCGACGTGGATTGGAAACGTATGATCAGCGAGCTGTTCCTCACCGGATATGACGGCGTATTCAATTACGAACATGAAGATGTAATCATGAGCAGGGCAGACGGAGTGAAAAAGACCATAGAATTCCTGCGTCCCCTGATGATCGACGCTCCCTATGAAGGACGCAGTGATGCGCTGTTTACAAAATAA
- a CDS encoding zinc-dependent alcohol dehydrogenase has protein sequence MRKMRAQVLTQPYHYELSEVPVPEISEDEVLIKIKYCGICGSDWGSFTGKYADEVACLPLITGHEFYGTIEELGANAQGLKLGDRVTCDICKPCGTCYHCRIGEPLLCTEFKQIGIHVNGGFAEYVKVPWKNVYVVPDEVSDEKAAFVEPLTACINASRKMDCVMGRSVVVIGAGLGILHACLAKLRGAAPVIIIDGNEDRLAMAKDMVADYVINFKETPDVIAEVMKLTNGIGADFVLEAVGSSKTYEQAFQMVRKGGKVEAFGICADDDYASLPPVKFVLEEKKVSGSCAGIGYDWGDVLTLLKYDRVDPTPLISMIVPLEELEDAVNEIRRNPKLVKVLVSPEAKERVVLYQ, from the coding sequence ATGAGAAAAATGAGAGCACAAGTGCTGACCCAGCCGTATCACTATGAACTTTCAGAAGTTCCGGTACCGGAGATTTCTGAGGATGAAGTCCTGATTAAGATCAAATATTGCGGAATCTGCGGTTCTGACTGGGGTTCCTTTACGGGAAAATATGCAGATGAGGTAGCTTGCCTTCCCTTAATTACAGGACACGAGTTCTATGGAACCATTGAAGAACTGGGAGCCAATGCGCAGGGATTAAAGTTAGGAGACCGTGTTACCTGCGATATCTGCAAGCCATGCGGTACCTGCTATCATTGCCGCATCGGAGAGCCGCTTCTGTGTACGGAATTCAAACAGATCGGGATCCATGTAAACGGCGGGTTTGCAGAGTATGTTAAGGTCCCATGGAAAAATGTATATGTGGTGCCGGATGAAGTATCCGATGAGAAAGCGGCCTTTGTGGAGCCTTTGACCGCCTGTATCAATGCCTCCAGGAAAATGGACTGCGTCATGGGAAGAAGCGTGGTAGTTATCGGCGCCGGGCTTGGAATCCTCCATGCCTGTCTCGCAAAGCTTAGAGGCGCTGCGCCGGTGATCATCATTGACGGCAATGAGGACAGGCTTGCCATGGCTAAGGACATGGTGGCAGACTATGTAATCAACTTCAAGGAGACCCCTGACGTAATAGCTGAGGTAATGAAGCTGACAAACGGCATAGGCGCCGATTTTGTTCTGGAAGCCGTAGGCAGTTCAAAGACCTATGAACAGGCATTCCAGATGGTGAGAAAAGGCGGAAAGGTAGAGGCTTTCGGAATCTGTGCAGATGACGATTACGCCAGTCTTCCTCCGGTGAAGTTCGTACTGGAGGAGAAAAAGGTCAGCGGAAGCTGCGCCGGCATTGGTTACGACTGGGGCGACGTTCTGACCCTTCTAAAATATGACCGGGTAGATCCTACCCCTCTGATCTCCATGATTGTTCCCCTTGAGGAACTGGAAGACGCTGTCAATGAAATTCGCAGAAATCCGAAATTGGTCAAGGTTTTAGTAAGCCCAGAGGCCAAAGAGCGGGTTGTACTGTATCAGTAA
- a CDS encoding ABC transporter permease, with the protein MKQKSASGMVKKILNNPISGPYLALIILLLIASMISPIFPTFKNITNILRQASIVGVVSIGMTMVLLIGGIDLSVTSIMAIAACVMARMSEPYVQAGGTGIYLGPVLLVMLFGFIIGLINGSIIVCRGVEAFIITLGTGQVLRGLNYIYTNGAPGGSVSQFWSNFGSKSLGGIIPYAVVLYAVLMIIFMVLLHKTVFGRHIYAIGSNSEAARLSGVKVKFHKIMAYGLCGLTASIAGVMLAARVRVGEPNGSTGYDMDAIAAVVIGGTSMAGGRGSLICTLAGVLIMAVMNNILNLLGVNPYLQIVIKGLIILVAVLIQKKNK; encoded by the coding sequence ATGAAACAAAAAAGTGCTTCGGGAATGGTGAAAAAAATATTAAATAATCCCATCAGCGGCCCCTATCTTGCGCTGATCATCCTGCTGCTGATTGCCAGCATGATTTCACCGATTTTTCCCACATTTAAAAATATTACAAACATCCTACGGCAGGCATCCATTGTGGGCGTGGTCAGCATTGGCATGACAATGGTACTGCTCATAGGAGGAATTGACCTTTCCGTCACCAGTATTATGGCGATTGCAGCCTGTGTGATGGCAAGAATGTCAGAGCCCTATGTGCAGGCCGGCGGTACCGGCATCTATTTAGGACCGGTGCTTCTGGTGATGTTATTCGGCTTTATTATCGGCCTGATTAACGGCAGCATCATTGTGTGCAGGGGGGTAGAGGCTTTCATCATCACCCTTGGCACGGGGCAGGTGCTGCGGGGACTTAATTACATATATACCAATGGAGCGCCGGGAGGCTCGGTTTCCCAGTTCTGGTCCAACTTTGGTTCCAAGTCCCTGGGAGGGATCATCCCCTATGCCGTGGTGTTGTATGCGGTCCTTATGATCATTTTCATGGTGCTGCTTCACAAGACGGTATTCGGGCGCCATATCTATGCCATAGGCAGCAATTCGGAGGCAGCCAGGCTCTCCGGCGTAAAGGTGAAATTCCATAAGATTATGGCATACGGTCTTTGTGGCCTGACCGCATCCATCGCCGGCGTCATGCTGGCGGCAAGAGTCCGGGTAGGAGAGCCAAACGGCAGTACCGGCTACGATATGGATGCCATTGCGGCGGTGGTCATCGGCGGAACCTCCATGGCAGGAGGACGGGGGTCCCTAATCTGTACCCTGGCAGGCGTGCTGATCATGGCGGTAATGAACAACATACTGAATCTATTGGGCGTGAATCCATACCTTCAAATCGTGATTAAAGGTCTGATTATACTGGTGGCGGTACTGATTCAGAAGAAAAACAAATAA